Genomic segment of Streptosporangium sp. NBC_01755:
AGGGACACGCCTCCGGTGGCACGGGCTCCGTCGCCGCCGAGAGCGCCCCCAGCGAGCGGGCGCTGTGGGACGCCCTCGACGAGGGCACCGACCCGACGGTCGACCCGGACCCCAGGGAGCGCTGACCCATCGGACGGTCGACCCGGACCCCCGGGAGCGCCGACCCATCGGACGGTCGACCCGGACCCCCGGGAGCGCCGACCCGGCGGAGCCGCGGCCTCCGCGTACTCGGTGCGTCGTCCTTGATCCCGTACTCCGGGGTCCGGATCCGGGGGTGTGCGCCCCGGCTACGACTTGCTCACGACGTGCTTACAGGCGTGTACGGATCCCTTCGGCCCAGGAGTGTTTTCGCTAGGATTTCGCCCGCAACTCAGATAATCGGGAGTCATTCATGAGTTATGGCAATCAGCCGGGTGGTTACGGGCAACCTCCGGGAGGTGGTGGCTATGGACCCCCGGGTGGCTATGGCTCGTCCGGCGGTTACGGTCCGCCGCCCGGTGGCGGCTACGACGCCTACGGTGGTTATGGCGCGCCGCCTCCTCGGGGTAACAACGGCATGGCCATCGCCGCGCTGATCATGGGCATCGCGGGGCTGTTCCTCTGCGGCCTCACCTCGATCGTGGGCGTGGTGCTCGGCCACATCTCGCTGGGGCAGATCAAGCGGACGGGCGAGGAGGGGCGGGGCATGGCCGTCGCCGGCCTGGTCCTGTCCTACTTCGGGATCGCCTGCTGGCTGGCGGTGCTGGCCTGGCTGGTCGTGGTCGGCGCCCTCGTCGGCAGCGCCTCCCTGACGGGTGTCTGACCTGACCTGACCTGATCTGGCGACCTGACGGGCCTGTGCGGCGGGTTCGCGTCCGGCGCAAGTAGGGTGGCCGGTGAGGGGGTGCCGACGGCCATGCCCATGGGGAAGATCGCTGGTTCGCGTGCGCAGGCCATGTCGGCGCCGCTCGGCGCCGCGCTGGTGGCGGGCGCCGCCGTCGCGTTCGTGGGGACGGTCGATCCGAGCGAGCCGGGCCACTACCCGACCTGTCCGTTCCTCATGCTCACCGGCCTGTACTGCCCAGGCTGCGGCGGCCTGCGGACCGTGCACGCGCTCGTCCACGGCGATCCCGTGACGGCCCTGGGGCTCAACCCGCTCGTCACCCTCATGATCCCGGTGCTGGTCGTGCTCTGGGGGCGCTGGGCGCTGCGTGCCTGGCGGGGGGCTCGGTCCGGAGGGGAATCGAGTGGGCCGTCCGTGGCGAAATCCATACGCCCCGCCTATGTCTGGTTATTTCTTGCTTTAATGATCGTGTTTTGGATAGTACGAAATCTCCCTTTTGGGGAATTCTTAGCCCCATAGTCACCTTTGTGCTTCACCCAGTGGCGGGGCGACCCCGGCCGGGCCGATAGCATCGGCGAGACAAGGGCAGTCGATCGGGAGGGGCCTTACTCGTGAGCGAGCGGAGCGAGCGAACCACGGACACGGCAGCGTTCGCGAACCTGGCCTCTGAACTTCGCGGGGAGGGCAAATGAGCGTGCTTGAGGAAATCCTCGAAGGAGTCCGCGCCGACCTGGCCGAGCGGCAGGGGAGGGTGACGCTGGCCGAGCTCAAGGAGCGGGCCGGGCGGGCGCCCGCCCCCCGTGACGCCTACGCGGCGCTGGGCGGCGACCAGGTGGCCGTCATCGCCGAGGTCAAGCGTTCCAGCCCGTCCAAGGGCGCGATGGCCGCGATCGCCGACCCCGCCGCGCTGGCCGGCGACTACGAGTCGGGTGGCGCCCATGTCATCAGCGTGCTCACCGAGCGGCGCCGTTTCGGCGGCAGCCTCGACGACCTGGCCGCCGTACGCGCCGTCGTCGACATCCCGGTGCTGCGCAAGGACTTCATCGTCACCTCGTACCAGCTCTGGGAGGCCCGCGCCTACGGCGCCGACCTGGCGCTGCTGATCGTCGCGGCGCTCGACCAGAACGCGCTGGTCTCGCTCATCGAGCGGGCCGAGTCGATCGGGCTGACCCCGCTCGTCGAGGTGCACACCGAGGAGGAGCTCGACCGGGCGCTCGCCGCCGGAGCCAAGATCATCGGTATCAACGCGCGGAACCTCAAGACCCTTGAGGTGGACCGCGACGTGTTCGCCAAGCTCGCCCCCAAGGTTCCCGACGGGATCATCAAGATCGCCGAGTCGGGCGTGCGCGGACCCCACGACCTGCTCGCCTACGCCAGGGCGGGCGCCGACGCCGTCCTGGTAGGCGAGAGCCTGGTGACCGGCAAGGATCCGCGGGCCGCCGTGGTCGACCTGGTCACCGCCGGTGCCCACCCCGCATCCCGACCCGAGGGGCAGTAAGCAGTGACAACGCACGAAGGAACCGTCCTCACCGCCGCGGATCTCGCCGGGAACGGCCTTCACGGCAACGACCCGGACATCCACGGCAAGTTCGGCATCTTCGGTGGCCGCTACGTGCCCGAGGCGCTCATCCCGGCCCTGGACGAGGTCGCGGCGGAGTACGACAAGGCGAAGAGCGATGTGGAGTTCCTTCGGGAGTTCGACCATCTGCTGCGCACCTACGCCGGGCGGCCGACCACGCTGACCGAGGTGCCCCGCTTCGCCGAGCAGGCGGGGGGCGCCCGGATCATCCTCAAGCGTGAGGATCTGACCCACACCGGCGCACACAAGATCAACAATGTGCTCGGCCAGGCCCTGCTGACCAAGCGCCTGGGCAAGACGCGAGTGATCGCCGAGACCGGTGCCGGCCAGCACGGCGTCGCCACCGCGACCGCCGCCGCCCTGATGGGCCTGGAGTGCGTGATCTACATGGGGGCCGTCGACTGCGAGCGTCAGGCGCTCAACGTCGCCCGGATGAAACTGCTCGGTGCCACGGTCGTCCCGGTCACCAACGGCAGCCAGACCCTCAAGGACGCCATCAACGAGGCCTTCCGCGACTGGGTCGCCAACGTCGACCACACCCACTACCTCTTCGGCACCATCGCCGGGCCGCACCCGTTCCCGGAGATCGTCCGTGACTTCGCCCGCATCATCGGCGTCGAGGCCCGCCGCCAGATGCTGGAGCTCACCGGCAGGCTGCCCGACGCGGTCGCCGCGGCGGTCGGCGGCGGTTCCAACGCGATCGGCATCTTCCACGCCTTCCTCGGCGACCAGGACGTCCGGCTGCACGGCTACGAGGCAGGTGGCCGCGGCCTGGAGAGCGGCGAGCACGCCCTCACCCTCACCGCCGGCTCCATCGGGGTGCTGCACGGCTCGCGCACCTACGTGCTGCAGGACGACGAGGGCCAGACCGTCGAGTCACACTCGATCTCGGCCGGGCTCGACTACCCGGGCGTCGGCCCCGAACACGCCTGGCTCAAGGACACCGGCCGCGCCACCTACCACGGCATCACCGACGCCGAGGCGATGGACGCCTTCTCGCTGCTCGCCCGCACCGAGGGCATCATCCCCGCGATCGAGTCCTCGCACGCGCTCGCCGGAGCCCTCAAGCTCGGCCGCGAGATGGGGCCCGAGGCGACGATCCTGGTCAACCTCTCAGGACGGGGCGACAAGGACATGGGCACCGCGATGAAGTACTTCAACCTCTGACTACCGACTTGCCTTCCCTCCGGCGGGCCGGAGGGGACGAACCGCAACGGAAACAACGATGACGACTCTTCAGACGGTGTTCGCCAAGGCCAAGGCAGACGGCCGCGCCGCCCTCATCGGATACCTCCCCGCTGGGTTTCCCAGCAAGGAGGGGGCGATCGCCGTCGCCGCCGCCATGGTGGACGCGGGCTGCGACGTGATCGAGATCGGCCTGCCCTACTCCGATCCCCTCATGGACGGCCCGACGATCCAGGACGCCGTCCACCGGGCGCTGACCAACGGCACCCGCATCGCCGACGTGCTGCGCACCGTCGAGGGCGTGGCCAAGACCGGTGCCGCCACCCTGGTCATGACGTACTGGAACCCGATCGACCGTTACGGCGCCGACCGCTTCGCCCGTGACCTGGCGAACGCGGGCGGGGTGGGTACCATCACCCCCGACCTGACCCCCGAGGAGGCCGGGCCCTGGCGCGAGGCCAGTGCCGGGGCCGGGATCGACACGGTCTTCCTGGTCGCGCCCAGCTCCACCGAGGCCCGTATCAAGGCGGTCGTCGACAGCTGCACCGGCTTCGTCTACGCGGCCTCGCTGATGGGTGTCACCGGTGCCCGCGACTCGGTCGGCTCGGCCGCGCAGGGCCTGGTCGAGCGCACCCGCCCGCACACCTCCCTTCCGGTCTGCGTCGGCCTGGGCGTCGGCACCGGCCGGCAGGCCGCCGAGGTGGCGGGCTACGCCGACGGCGTCATCGTGGGCTCGGCGTTCATCCGCCGCGTCCTCGACGCGCCGGACGAGGCCTCGGGGCTGGCGTCGGTCCGTGAGCTGGGCGCCGAGCTGGCGGCGGGCGTCCGCGGCTGACGAGCCCGTTGGAGGGCGGTTCCCTTCCTCGGCGAAGGGGCCGCTCCCGCGCACGTGCCTGCCAGGCAGGCTTATCCGATGCTTATCAGGCTCGTGATGAGGTTTTCCTGGGATACCGGGCATTCGCCGGAGACGCCTGTGGCCGGGGCTTGGAATAGGAGAATGGTGCTCGTGACCTCTGATAACCCCGCGCCCAATAGGTCGCGTATCGTGATTTCGGCGCTACCCTGGGTAGCGACCGTCTCGCGGCTGGTGCTGGCGGGCGTGCTGATCGTCGCGGGTTGGGGCAAGATCGGCACTCCGGTGCTCTCGGTCCAGGCGGTCGAGGCATACGAACTGCTCCCCAAATCGCTCGCCACGGCGGTCGGCTACGGCCTGCCGATCCTGGAGATCGTCGTTGGGGTGTTGCTGGTCGTCGGGCTGCTCACCCGGGCGGCGGGTGTCATATCGGCGCTGCTCATGCTGGCGTTCGTCATCGGCATCGCCTCGGCGTGGGCGCGCGGGCTGCGCATCGACTGTGGCTGCTTCGGCGGCGGTGGTCAGCTGGCGGCCGGGGTGGAGCCCGACTACCTCATCGACATCCTGCGTGACTTCGGTCTCTTCGGGCTCGGCGTGTTCGTCGCATTGTTCCCCCCGGGCCGCTTCGCGCTGGACTCCGTGCTCGGGCTCACCCCGGGCGAGGAGTCGTACGACGAGGACGAGAGCGATGACGAGGAGCTCCAGGAGAAGGAGACTTACTGATGGGCAAGGCCGGGCGGGATCAGTCGGCGCGCGATCGGATCAAGGCGCAGCGCGAGGAGCAGCGGCAGAGGGAGAAGCGCAAGCGCGTGGCGACCATCGTGACCGTGGCCGTCGTCGCGATCGCCGCCGTCGGGGGTGGCTGGTGGTTCGCCGCCCAGAGCAGCAAGTCCGAGGAGGCCGGCGGTGCGCTCGCGCCGATCACCGTCGCCGCGGACGGTTCGGTGGTCATGGCCAAGGCGGGTGTGGAGAAGCCGGTCCTGGACGTCTACGAGGACTTCCAGTGCCCCGCCTGCAGGGCGCTGGAGGAGACCAGCGGCCCGACGATCAAGAACCTGGCGGCCGAGGGCAAGGCCAAGGTGGTCTACCACCCGATCACGATCTTCCAGGAGCAGACCAACAAGGGGATCACCCGGGCCAACTCCCTGCGCGCCGCGTCGGCGGTCCGCTGCATCCCCGGGGGCGCGGCCTGGAGCGTCTTCCACGACAAGCTGTTCAAGGAGCAGCCCTCGGAGCTCGTGGAGGGTTTCAAGATCCCTGACCTGATCGCCTGGGGCAAGGACGCCGGGGTGACCGACCCCGGCTTCGAGAAGTGTGTGACCAGCCAGGAGAAGGCGCCCGCGCACATCGCCTACAGCACCAAGGTCATGGAATCCCAGAAGCTCACGGGCACTCCGACGCTGAAACTCAACGGCGTCGAGCTGGACCCCGACGTGGCTTTCAAGCCGGCCCAGCTACGCCAGACCGTTCTTGATGCGGCCAAGTAGCTCGCGACACGGTAACGTCACCTGACATGCCCCTCGCCTCGATTCCCAGCCCCTCCCAGGGGGTCTGGTATCTCTTCGGCGTGGTCCCCATCCGGGCCTACGCACTGTGCATTGTGCTCGGCGTCGTCGTCGCGGTCGTCATCGGCGAGCGCCGCTGGCGTGCCCGCGGCGGTGAGCCGGGAACGATCGTGGACCTCGCCGTCTGGGCCGTGCCGTTCGGCCTGGTCGGCGGTCGCCTCTACCACGTCATCACCGACTGGCAGCTCTACTTCGGGCCGGACGCGCCCAACGAGCCGATCGAGGCGCTGTTCATCTGGAACGGCGGCCTGGGCATCTGGGGTGCCGTCGCGCTCGGCGGGGTGGGTGTCTGGCTGGGCTGCCGCGGCAGGGGCATCTCCCTGTCGGCGGTGGCAGACACCGTGGCCCCCGGCATCGCGGTGGCCCAGGCCATCGGCCGCTGGGGCAACTACTTCAACCAGGAGCTGTTCGGCAGTCCCACCGACCTGCCGTGGGGTCTGGAGATCGACCCCGACCGGCCGGGCACGGTGCCCGGCGAGGACACCTACCACCCGACGTTCCTGTACGAGTCGATCTGGGACCTGGGCCTGGCGCTGGTCCTCATCTGGGCCGGGCGCAGGTTCGCGCTCCGCCACGCTCGCCTGTTCGCGCTCTACGTCGCCGGCTACACCGTGGGCCGCTTCTGGATCGAAGGGCTGCGGGTCGACAGCGCCCACCACATCCTCGGCCTGCGGCTCAACCAGTGGACCTCGATCGTCTTGTTCATCGGGGCGATGGCCTACTTCTGGTACGCCAGGAACAAGAGCAACGCCGAGCTGGTCCGTCCGGTGCCCGATCCGGCCGCCGAGCCCGCGCAGGACGGGATCGACGGCTCGGACAAGGGCGAGGCCGAGACCGATGTCGAGCCGGCCGTCGCCCCGACCACCTCGGACGGGGAGGATCCGTCCGATCCAACCGACCCGTCCGACCTGGCTGACCCGTCCGATCCGTCCGATCCGTCCGACCTGGCCGACCGGGACGAGAGCGGCGGCGCGGCAGGGGAGGACGATGAGCCACGGCTCACCTCCGGCACGCTCGCGGCCGACGACTCGGCCGATCCGGCCCACCCGTCTGACCTGGCCGACCAGGAGGAGAAAGGGTCCCGGTGAACGGCGACGACTCGGGGGGGCGCGTCGAGATACATCACCGGCATCGTGACGTCAACGGCGGCTGGCTGCGGCCGTCGGTGTTCGGCGCGATGGACGGCCTCGTCTCGAACTTCGCCCTGATCGCCGGCGTCGCCGGTGGCACCGCCAGCACCGAGGTCATCGTGCTGGCCGGGGTCGCGGGGCTGGCGGCGGGCGCGTTCTCCATGGCCGGGGGTGAGTACGTCTCGGTGGCCAGCCAGCGGGAGCTCGCCCTGGCCGAGATCGACGTCGAGCGGCGCGAGCTCGAACGCCACCCCGAGGCCGAGCAGGAGGAGCTCGCCAAGCTCTACGAGGACCGGGGCGTCGATCCCGCCGTGGCCGCCGAGGTGGCCAGGCAGATCTCGGCGGACCCCGCCAGGGCGCTCGAGGTGCACACCCAAGCCGAGCTGGGGGTCACCGCCAAGGGCCTGCCCTCGCCCAGGATCGCCGCGATCTCCTCGTTCCTGTCGTTCGGCGTGGGCGCGCTCCTGCCGCTCCTGCCGTACCTGTTCGGGGTCACCAGCCTGTCGACCTCGGCGGTGATCTCCTGCCTGGCCCTGTTCGGCGCGGGCGCGCTGGTCTCCCGGGTCACCGCACGCAGCTGGTGGTACAGCGGGCTGCGCCAGCTCCTCGTCGGTGCGGTCGCCGCGGCCCTGACCTTCGGCCTGGGCACCCTTCTGGGCGGAGTCGGGCTGTGACGCCTCCGGCCGGCCCGCCCTCCCCCCCCGTGCGCAAGCGCCGCCGCGCCTCCGCCAAGGCGCAGCCCCAGACCGAGGACATCACCCGGCTGGACGAGTGGGGGCTGACCCGATCCCAGCAGCGGCTGCTGATGGTCTTGGGGGTGGTGGCGGGCGTGCTGGTCGCCGCGGTCGCCCTCACCCTCGCGATCTCCGCGATCGGCAACGACTTCGTGCCGGAACAGGCCACCGCCCCGGTCATCGGCACCGAGCCGAGGCCCGACGTCTACAAGGGCTGGCCCTCCTCCAAGGTGTTCGCGCCGATCGCGCAGAGCAAGGCCGACCCCGGACCGCTGACGGTCAAGGAGCTCTTCGCCGCCAGGACCCTCAAGGAGGGCAGGATCACGCTGAGGCTGGCGGGCACCCGCCTGGAGGCCGACTGCGCGATGGCGACCTGGGGCCAGGGGCTGGCCGACCTGCTCGCCCAGGGCGGCTGCACCCAGGTGGCCAGGGGCCTGTACGTCAGCGCGGACGGCCGCTACGTCGCCCAGTACACCCTGTTCAACCTCCGCGACACCGCCTCGGCCGACACGCTGGTGAACGCGCTGACCACCCTGCACCGGGGCGGCTGGGTCCGGCCGCTTCAGGCGACCAGGGCGGTCTTCCCCGCCGAGGGTCACACCGAGGCCGGCGGGCACGCCATGGGGCACTACGCGGGGCTGGTCTGGATCGGCAGGACCGACGGCGCCGAGCCCGGTCCGAGGGACGACTTCGTCTCGCTGGCCCTGACGATCCGCAGCGTGGAGAAGACGATCTTCCGCCGTGTCGTCGCGGCCTCTCCCGCGCCCGCCCCGTCCAAGTAGTCCCGGTCCGAACAGTCCCGGTCCGAACAGTCCCCGCCGCCCCCGTGTTCGCCTCGGCTCATTATTCCCTGGCGCCCCGCCTGTCAAAGTAAGCTCTTTCCTCATGCGCAAGTGGATCGCCGTCACCGTCGCCGTGCTGGTCGTGGTCGCCGGGGTGGCGGCCTTCCTCCTGCTGGGGGGCAGGCCCGACCCACGCGCCGCCGTCCTTCGGGTGGAGCCCAGCACGGCCCACTACGCGCCCATCGCGACCCGCGCCCTCGACCCCCGGCCGTTGACCGTCGCCGAGATGTTTCCCGGCCCCTCGGTGTCGGCGGGCACGACCACGCTCGCGCGCAAGACCACCGAGACCCTCGCCGACTGCGCCGAGGCGGCCTGGGGGAGCGCGCTGGACGCGCTTGACGGGTGCACGCAGGCGCTGCGGGCCCGCTACGAGACCGAGGACGGCGCGGTCTCCGGGCAGTTCCTGATCTTCAATCTCGCGGACTCGGCCGCCGCGGACAGGCTCGTGGCGGCGCTCGGGAGCGGCGGCTTCGTCCGGCCCGCCCCCGGCACGCCCGAGGGTTTCGACGGCTCGCGCAGCTGGGCACAGGCCCGTGCCCTGGGGCACTACGCCACCGTCAGCTGGGTCGCCCCCGTGGCCGAGGGGGGCCGGGTGGATCTCACCTACCCGCAGGTCGCCGTCGACGGCCTCAGCCTGGTGATCCAGCGTCGGCTGGTGCGCTGAGGGAGCTCTCCACCGCGGCCCGGAGCTCCAGCAGCCGGTGGACGGGCAGTTCGAGGACCGTGACGTCGTCCGCCCACCGGGCGACGGCGGAGATGACCGCCCTGGCCTGCTTCTTCGTCAGGTCGCCCCGGACGCTGATCAGGGCCTCGCGCCAGGTGTTGGCGAGCTTGCCGTGCGCGTTGTCCAGAACGCGGCGCAGGATCCGGGCCGCGTCCCCGGTGGGGTGCGCCACCCGTACGGCGCGTACGGACGTGCCCTCGGCGGTGAGGTCGTAGACGGGGGCGAGCAGGTCGGCGGGCAGGTCCTTGGGGGCGGAGGCCAGGGTGACCCGGACCTCCCCGGCGCGGGTGGCCAGCAGCAGCCGGGGCAGCGCGGCCTCCAGCCCGGCCGGTACGGAGATCGCCACCCTGGCCGGGGCGCTGGCGTAGGGCTTGGCCAGCCAGGTCGCCAGACGTGCCCTGGGGGCTCTGGGCAGCACGTCGCGGGGCCATTCGCCCACCAGCACCTCCGGGGTGAACCCGTCGTCGAAGTCGGCGGCCACCTCGGCGGGGGCGGTCGTGGACTCCACGGACTGGGGACCCTGCGTGTAGATGGCGGTGCCCAGGGAGCCGGTGCGGGCGGCCGCGGCCGGCCAGGTCCTCGTGGTGGGGCGCAGGACGTACAGGTCGGCGGCCGAACCGATGGCCTCGGCGCCGAGGTAGCGGTTGAAGTCGGGGTAGATCGCCTCGTTGACCAGGTTGAGCTGGGACAGAGCCTGCTGCACCTTGAGGGCGAGCGCGGGGGTGCGCTCGCTCGCGCCGTACGCCAGCATGATCCGGCCCTGCTCGCGGTCGCGCAGCCCCTCCGCGCAGCGGGCGACGAACAGCCCGACCCCCTCGGGGGTGTAGGGCGGGTCGGTGATCGCCAGATCGGCCCATCCCTGTGCGGAGGCGGGAAGTCCCAGACGCAGGTCGGCCCAGCGGGTCCGGATCGGCAGGCCGAGCCGGTCGGCCTGGCCGCCGATGTAGGCCAGGATGCGCTCGTCGACGTC
This window contains:
- a CDS encoding DUF4190 domain-containing protein produces the protein MSYGNQPGGYGQPPGGGGYGPPGGYGSSGGYGPPPGGGYDAYGGYGAPPPRGNNGMAIAALIMGIAGLFLCGLTSIVGVVLGHISLGQIKRTGEEGRGMAVAGLVLSYFGIACWLAVLAWLVVVGALVGSASLTGV
- a CDS encoding DUF2752 domain-containing protein; translation: MPMGKIAGSRAQAMSAPLGAALVAGAAVAFVGTVDPSEPGHYPTCPFLMLTGLYCPGCGGLRTVHALVHGDPVTALGLNPLVTLMIPVLVVLWGRWALRAWRGARSGGESSGPSVAKSIRPAYVWLFLALMIVFWIVRNLPFGEFLAP
- the trpC gene encoding indole-3-glycerol phosphate synthase TrpC → MSVLEEILEGVRADLAERQGRVTLAELKERAGRAPAPRDAYAALGGDQVAVIAEVKRSSPSKGAMAAIADPAALAGDYESGGAHVISVLTERRRFGGSLDDLAAVRAVVDIPVLRKDFIVTSYQLWEARAYGADLALLIVAALDQNALVSLIERAESIGLTPLVEVHTEEELDRALAAGAKIIGINARNLKTLEVDRDVFAKLAPKVPDGIIKIAESGVRGPHDLLAYARAGADAVLVGESLVTGKDPRAAVVDLVTAGAHPASRPEGQ
- the trpB gene encoding tryptophan synthase subunit beta, encoding MHGKFGIFGGRYVPEALIPALDEVAAEYDKAKSDVEFLREFDHLLRTYAGRPTTLTEVPRFAEQAGGARIILKREDLTHTGAHKINNVLGQALLTKRLGKTRVIAETGAGQHGVATATAAALMGLECVIYMGAVDCERQALNVARMKLLGATVVPVTNGSQTLKDAINEAFRDWVANVDHTHYLFGTIAGPHPFPEIVRDFARIIGVEARRQMLELTGRLPDAVAAAVGGGSNAIGIFHAFLGDQDVRLHGYEAGGRGLESGEHALTLTAGSIGVLHGSRTYVLQDDEGQTVESHSISAGLDYPGVGPEHAWLKDTGRATYHGITDAEAMDAFSLLARTEGIIPAIESSHALAGALKLGREMGPEATILVNLSGRGDKDMGTAMKYFNL
- the trpA gene encoding tryptophan synthase subunit alpha, with protein sequence MTTLQTVFAKAKADGRAALIGYLPAGFPSKEGAIAVAAAMVDAGCDVIEIGLPYSDPLMDGPTIQDAVHRALTNGTRIADVLRTVEGVAKTGAATLVMTYWNPIDRYGADRFARDLANAGGVGTITPDLTPEEAGPWREASAGAGIDTVFLVAPSSTEARIKAVVDSCTGFVYAASLMGVTGARDSVGSAAQGLVERTRPHTSLPVCVGLGVGTGRQAAEVAGYADGVIVGSAFIRRVLDAPDEASGLASVRELGAELAAGVRG
- a CDS encoding MauE/DoxX family redox-associated membrane protein; the encoded protein is MISALPWVATVSRLVLAGVLIVAGWGKIGTPVLSVQAVEAYELLPKSLATAVGYGLPILEIVVGVLLVVGLLTRAAGVISALLMLAFVIGIASAWARGLRIDCGCFGGGGQLAAGVEPDYLIDILRDFGLFGLGVFVALFPPGRFALDSVLGLTPGEESYDEDESDDEELQEKETY
- a CDS encoding DsbA family protein, whose translation is MGKAGRDQSARDRIKAQREEQRQREKRKRVATIVTVAVVAIAAVGGGWWFAAQSSKSEEAGGALAPITVAADGSVVMAKAGVEKPVLDVYEDFQCPACRALEETSGPTIKNLAAEGKAKVVYHPITIFQEQTNKGITRANSLRAASAVRCIPGGAAWSVFHDKLFKEQPSELVEGFKIPDLIAWGKDAGVTDPGFEKCVTSQEKAPAHIAYSTKVMESQKLTGTPTLKLNGVELDPDVAFKPAQLRQTVLDAAK
- the lgt gene encoding prolipoprotein diacylglyceryl transferase → MPLASIPSPSQGVWYLFGVVPIRAYALCIVLGVVVAVVIGERRWRARGGEPGTIVDLAVWAVPFGLVGGRLYHVITDWQLYFGPDAPNEPIEALFIWNGGLGIWGAVALGGVGVWLGCRGRGISLSAVADTVAPGIAVAQAIGRWGNYFNQELFGSPTDLPWGLEIDPDRPGTVPGEDTYHPTFLYESIWDLGLALVLIWAGRRFALRHARLFALYVAGYTVGRFWIEGLRVDSAHHILGLRLNQWTSIVLFIGAMAYFWYARNKSNAELVRPVPDPAAEPAQDGIDGSDKGEAETDVEPAVAPTTSDGEDPSDPTDPSDLADPSDPSDPSDLADRDESGGAAGEDDEPRLTSGTLAADDSADPAHPSDLADQEEKGSR
- a CDS encoding VIT1/CCC1 transporter family protein → MNGDDSGGRVEIHHRHRDVNGGWLRPSVFGAMDGLVSNFALIAGVAGGTASTEVIVLAGVAGLAAGAFSMAGGEYVSVASQRELALAEIDVERRELERHPEAEQEELAKLYEDRGVDPAVAAEVARQISADPARALEVHTQAELGVTAKGLPSPRIAAISSFLSFGVGALLPLLPYLFGVTSLSTSAVISCLALFGAGALVSRVTARSWWYSGLRQLLVGAVAAALTFGLGTLLGGVGL
- a CDS encoding bis-aminopropyl spermidine synthase family protein, translating into MEPSAPAEPGDPTGLTDINTANIPGVSDRTGAPEVSSGPAAREGVMALVARLGVDGRRLRIALAALGEGRWWTLADLVRRTATSRRTVEALLREVDGELERSGDRFRLSAPWAGHEVSTLAPADPVAHLLEGRADLVTRMDELIAKAPRGRHTLDHVAATGDTVVRRALLLNARFWLDGARLLCVGDHDLTSLATAMLHPGVEVTVVDVDERILAYIGGQADRLGLPIRTRWADLRLGLPASAQGWADLAITDPPYTPEGVGLFVARCAEGLRDREQGRIMLAYGASERTPALALKVQQALSQLNLVNEAIYPDFNRYLGAEAIGSAADLYVLRPTTRTWPAAAARTGSLGTAIYTQGPQSVESTTAPAEVAADFDDGFTPEVLVGEWPRDVLPRAPRARLATWLAKPYASAPARVAISVPAGLEAALPRLLLATRAGEVRVTLASAPKDLPADLLAPVYDLTAEGTSVRAVRVAHPTGDAARILRRVLDNAHGKLANTWREALISVRGDLTKKQARAVISAVARWADDVTVLELPVHRLLELRAAVESSLSAPADAGSPG